Proteins from one Geomonas agri genomic window:
- a CDS encoding bacteriohemerythrin translates to MSFSARLITINLIAVCATVTSTIALGNCGNILTMVGAGAFIFLISGLASWFVARSESRVLREIADALEAAAQGTLSRRVEHIPSGEVGRIATAFNNMMGDWNKTMHQFFTVTDLVRDSVALVSATNDAMASAAEDVAMQASTIATASEEMSATSADIARNCIYAAENAHKATAETNAGAEIVSNSARLMENIAQRVTSTSTSVAGLGERSDQIGAIAGTIEDIADQTNLLALNAAIEAARAGETGRGFAVVADEVRALAERTTRATKEIDSMIKSIQSETRDAVGAMSEGVQQVNQGTAETCRSGEALNGILSMINDLTMQLSQIATAAEEQTATTHEITGNIQMITSVVNSNVESARNTKAATSKLVQQVDELHELVSHFQLSDAMVWDQSFATTINTFDDQHKKLFAMVNELAQAMQHKRSKEAIGSVLQRLIEYTGSHFAAEEEAFRKSGYPEETAHVQQHKALVSQVLVLQAKFNSGETVLTHDVIEFLQNWLVNHIKGTDKRYAPHLTKAGVR, encoded by the coding sequence ATGTCTTTTAGTGCCCGCCTTATCACGATCAACCTGATTGCTGTCTGTGCGACGGTCACCTCTACCATTGCTTTGGGGAACTGCGGCAATATCCTGACGATGGTGGGGGCCGGAGCCTTCATCTTTTTGATTTCCGGGCTGGCCAGCTGGTTCGTGGCCCGCTCGGAGTCGCGCGTCCTGCGGGAAATCGCCGACGCACTGGAGGCCGCGGCCCAAGGGACCCTGTCCCGCCGCGTCGAGCACATCCCCAGTGGCGAAGTCGGACGCATCGCGACCGCCTTCAACAACATGATGGGGGACTGGAACAAGACCATGCACCAGTTCTTCACGGTCACCGACCTGGTCCGGGACTCGGTCGCGCTGGTGAGCGCCACCAATGACGCCATGGCGTCCGCCGCCGAGGATGTCGCCATGCAGGCGTCCACCATCGCCACCGCCAGCGAGGAGATGTCCGCCACCTCCGCCGACATCGCGCGCAACTGCATCTATGCAGCAGAGAACGCCCACAAGGCGACCGCGGAGACCAACGCCGGCGCGGAGATCGTGAGCAACAGCGCGCGGCTCATGGAGAACATCGCGCAGCGGGTGACCTCCACCTCAACCTCGGTAGCGGGACTCGGTGAGCGTTCCGACCAGATCGGCGCCATCGCCGGCACCATCGAGGACATCGCCGACCAGACTAACCTGCTCGCTTTGAATGCCGCCATCGAGGCGGCCCGCGCCGGCGAGACTGGGCGGGGCTTCGCGGTCGTCGCCGACGAGGTGCGCGCACTGGCCGAGCGGACCACCCGCGCCACCAAGGAAATCGACAGCATGATCAAGTCGATCCAGAGCGAGACCCGCGACGCCGTCGGGGCCATGAGCGAAGGGGTGCAACAGGTGAACCAGGGAACGGCCGAGACCTGTCGCTCCGGCGAGGCGCTGAACGGGATCCTGAGCATGATCAACGACCTGACCATGCAGCTATCCCAAATCGCCACCGCCGCCGAAGAGCAGACTGCCACCACCCACGAGATCACCGGCAACATCCAGATGATCACCTCCGTGGTGAACAGCAACGTGGAAAGCGCCCGCAACACCAAGGCCGCCACCAGCAAACTGGTGCAGCAGGTGGACGAACTGCACGAGCTGGTGTCCCACTTCCAGCTCTCCGACGCCATGGTCTGGGACCAGAGCTTCGCCACCACCATCAACACCTTCGACGATCAGCACAAGAAGTTGTTCGCCATGGTGAACGAGCTGGCCCAGGCGATGCAGCACAAGCGCAGCAAGGAGGCGATCGGGTCGGTGCTGCAGCGCCTGATCGAGTACACCGGCAGCCACTTCGCCGCCGAAGAGGAAGCCTTCCGCAAATCCGGCTACCCCGAGGAGACCGCCCACGTCCAGCAGCACAAGGCGCTGGTGAGCCAAGTGCTTGTGCTGCAGGCGAAGTTCAACTCCGGCGAGACGGTGCTCACCCACGACGTCATCGAGTTCCTGCAGAACTGGCTGGTGAACCACATCAAGGGGACCGACAAGCGCTACGCCCCCCACCTCACCAAGGCCGGCGTCCGCTAA
- a CDS encoding type 2 periplasmic-binding domain-containing protein — protein sequence MFDPKQLCITGTKILLLLCLIIWTHSSAHAASFIVIANKSVVESSLTRAELQGIYLGEKVKWGNRKHIKMAVLEDDRTLKEFLQVILGKTPSQFDQHWVRMVTTGKAAMPPTFPDAQQMIDFVAKTPNAIGFVASGQTGDAVKTIAIK from the coding sequence ATGTTTGACCCCAAACAGCTCTGCATTACGGGGACAAAGATTCTGCTTCTGTTGTGTTTGATCATCTGGACGCATTCCAGCGCTCATGCGGCCAGCTTCATCGTCATCGCGAACAAGAGCGTCGTCGAAAGCTCCCTGACCCGCGCCGAGCTACAGGGCATTTACCTCGGCGAAAAGGTCAAGTGGGGCAATCGTAAGCACATCAAGATGGCGGTCCTGGAAGATGATCGGACGCTCAAGGAGTTCTTGCAGGTAATCCTCGGCAAGACACCTTCCCAGTTCGACCAGCACTGGGTCAGGATGGTGACCACGGGCAAGGCCGCCATGCCGCCGACTTTCCCCGACGCACAACAGATGATCGATTTCGTCGCCAAGACCCCCAATGCCATCGGGTTCGTCGCCTCCGGGCAGACGGGCGATGCAGTTAAAACCATTGCCATCAAGTAG
- the ctaD gene encoding cytochrome c oxidase subunit I translates to MSHETAMAEGGFWRDSGKTGIGAWIFSTDHKRIGLMYLYCVLGFFLVGAFLGFLIRLELMAPGPTIMTAQTYNAMFTVHGVVMIFLFIIPGIPASFGNLVLPIQLGARDVAFPRVNLFSWWLYAIGAIIVLTSLFTGGGAPDTGWTFYVPFSSRTTTNVSLAVFGVFVLGFSSILTGINFITTIHRMRAPGMTWTRIPLFTWSLYATAWVQVLATPIIAITLLLVVTERILGLGLFDPTRGGDPVMYQHMFWIYSHPAVYIMILPGMGVISDIIPVFSRKPIFGYKMIAFSSLAIAAAGSAVWGHHMYTSGMSDLGILVFSFLTFIVAIPSAIKVFNWVSTMYKGSISLEAPMLFALSFILLFSIGGLSGLILGAAATDIHVHDTHFVVGHFHYVMFGGTGFAFFAAAHYWLPKYFGRRYQEKPAIIGWVLMFIGFNILYFTMQVLGMEGMPRRYYDYLPEFARLNFVATVGSWIMLTGVAIVVWNLWRGLFKGEPFTGNPWGGASLEWSIATPPPTENFEEDPVVTHGPYDFKGAGVP, encoded by the coding sequence ATGAGTCACGAAACGGCAATGGCGGAAGGCGGCTTTTGGCGGGATAGCGGGAAGACCGGGATCGGAGCCTGGATATTCTCTACCGACCACAAGCGGATCGGGTTGATGTACCTTTACTGCGTGCTCGGCTTCTTCCTGGTCGGCGCCTTCCTCGGGTTCTTGATCCGGCTGGAACTGATGGCGCCGGGACCGACCATCATGACCGCGCAGACCTATAACGCGATGTTCACGGTGCACGGGGTGGTGATGATCTTTCTCTTCATCATCCCGGGGATCCCGGCCTCGTTCGGGAACCTGGTGCTTCCCATACAGTTGGGGGCGCGGGACGTTGCCTTCCCGCGGGTGAATCTCTTCTCCTGGTGGCTCTACGCAATCGGCGCCATCATCGTGCTCACATCGCTGTTCACGGGCGGTGGCGCCCCCGACACCGGCTGGACCTTCTACGTACCGTTCAGTTCACGGACTACGACCAACGTCTCGCTGGCCGTCTTCGGCGTCTTCGTGCTCGGCTTCTCCTCCATCCTCACCGGCATCAATTTCATCACCACCATCCACAGGATGCGCGCTCCCGGGATGACCTGGACCCGGATCCCGCTCTTTACCTGGAGCCTCTACGCGACGGCCTGGGTGCAGGTACTCGCCACCCCGATCATCGCCATCACCCTGCTGCTCGTGGTGACCGAGAGGATACTGGGCCTCGGTCTCTTCGACCCCACCCGCGGCGGCGATCCCGTCATGTATCAGCACATGTTCTGGATCTACTCGCACCCGGCGGTGTACATCATGATCCTGCCCGGCATGGGGGTCATCTCCGACATCATCCCGGTCTTCTCCCGGAAGCCGATCTTCGGCTACAAGATGATCGCTTTCTCGAGCCTCGCCATCGCGGCAGCTGGCTCGGCGGTGTGGGGGCACCACATGTACACCTCGGGGATGAGCGACCTGGGCATCCTGGTCTTCTCCTTCCTGACCTTCATCGTGGCCATCCCCTCGGCCATCAAGGTGTTCAACTGGGTCTCCACCATGTACAAGGGATCCATTTCGCTGGAAGCGCCCATGCTCTTTGCGCTCTCCTTCATCCTGCTCTTCTCTATCGGCGGACTCTCCGGCCTGATCCTGGGCGCGGCCGCGACTGACATCCACGTGCACGACACCCACTTCGTGGTTGGGCACTTTCACTACGTCATGTTCGGCGGCACCGGCTTCGCCTTCTTCGCGGCGGCCCACTACTGGCTCCCGAAGTACTTCGGGCGCCGCTATCAAGAGAAGCCGGCCATCATCGGCTGGGTGCTCATGTTCATCGGGTTCAACATCCTCTACTTCACCATGCAGGTGCTGGGGATGGAGGGGATGCCGCGACGCTACTACGATTACCTCCCGGAATTCGCCCGACTGAACTTCGTGGCGACGGTGGGAAGCTGGATCATGCTGACCGGGGTGGCCATCGTGGTCTGGAACCTGTGGCGCGGACTTTTCAAGGGGGAGCCGTTCACCGGCAATCCCTGGGGCGGGGCAAGCCTGGAGTGGAGTATTGCGACACCGCCTCCCACGGAAAACTTCGAAGAGGACCCGGTGGTGACCCACGGGCCGTATGATTTCAAAGGGGCGGGGGTTCCATGA
- a CDS encoding YjbH domain-containing protein, protein MKKALTTMMLLAFAGSAHAVDLAGVEIHGFASQGYIKTSHDNNFPVSNSGQGSFNFNDFAVNFSKEVNPDLRVGLQLLAMDRGSYGKDKITLDWAFGDYRVTDWLGFRAGKIKIPLGLYNESRDNDAARTFIFLPQNEYYDYERDSVNAITGASIYGSIPAWSAGTVNYQLQVGTTPIPLDGASARNYSAYISTVDAPLTTTEVNSSTAFVHHLEWRTPVGMRTTFSGLHTSFDGTATGIYTDPATSATTPVTAKWKFDSWHRYILGVEYVWNDLTLATEYQRDDYTVTADYQNPALENFTSRQASDGWYASAAYRFTDWFELGGYYTEIYADRHHRNGSTFEDLGVGAPWQTWQKEKVLTLRFDPVRNLILKVEGHLIDGTWNMSEYTDASKRNWYLLATKATVFF, encoded by the coding sequence ATGAAGAAAGCGTTGACTACGATGATGCTGCTCGCCTTTGCCGGGTCGGCCCACGCCGTGGATCTTGCCGGCGTCGAGATTCACGGTTTCGCCTCGCAAGGGTACATCAAGACCTCGCACGACAACAACTTTCCTGTCTCCAACAGTGGTCAGGGCTCGTTCAACTTCAACGACTTCGCGGTGAACTTTTCCAAGGAGGTCAACCCGGACCTGCGTGTGGGCCTACAGCTTCTGGCCATGGACCGCGGCAGCTACGGCAAAGACAAGATCACCCTCGACTGGGCCTTCGGCGATTACCGCGTCACCGACTGGCTCGGCTTCCGTGCCGGCAAGATCAAGATCCCCCTGGGGCTGTACAACGAGTCGCGCGACAACGACGCCGCACGCACCTTCATTTTCCTGCCCCAGAACGAGTACTACGACTACGAGCGCGACTCCGTGAACGCCATCACCGGCGCCAGCATCTACGGATCGATTCCTGCCTGGTCGGCGGGCACGGTCAACTACCAGCTCCAGGTCGGGACCACGCCGATCCCGCTGGACGGCGCTTCGGCCAGGAACTACTCGGCCTACATCTCGACGGTGGATGCGCCGCTGACCACCACCGAGGTGAATTCCAGTACCGCCTTTGTGCACCACCTGGAATGGAGGACGCCGGTGGGGATGCGCACCACCTTCAGCGGGCTTCATACCTCCTTCGACGGCACAGCCACCGGCATCTACACAGATCCGGCCACCTCTGCCACCACACCGGTCACCGCCAAGTGGAAATTCGATTCGTGGCACCGCTACATCCTGGGTGTCGAGTACGTCTGGAACGACCTGACGCTGGCCACCGAATACCAGAGGGACGATTACACCGTGACGGCCGATTACCAGAACCCGGCACTGGAGAACTTCACCTCCAGGCAGGCCTCGGACGGCTGGTACGCGAGCGCCGCCTACCGCTTTACCGACTGGTTCGAGTTGGGTGGGTACTACACGGAGATCTACGCGGACCGGCATCACCGCAATGGATCCACCTTCGAGGATCTAGGCGTGGGGGCTCCCTGGCAGACGTGGCAGAAGGAAAAGGTACTGACGCTTCGCTTCGACCCGGTGCGTAACCTGATACTCAAGGTGGAGGGGCACCTGATCGACGGGACCTGGAACATGTCGGAATACACCGACGCTTCCAAACGCAACTGGTACCTTCTTGCAACCAAGGCGACAGTCTTCTTCTAG
- a CDS encoding protoheme IX farnesyltransferase, translated as MNGMAALGGYLLCRAQPQLDALSLFAGVVLMACAASAFNQVLERDLDAIMDRTRLRPLPAGELGLAGGVTIALLTLVAGVLLLNVHGLLPLCLSLFTLLWYLLVYTPLKRRTPFALLVGAVCGALPPLIGWSAAGGAVTDFRIVLLCGILYLWQVPHFWMLQKRHADDYRRAGVPLFVPRSFRGPAPFLVLWLVAMIAATLMLPVFGLIAGQHAPLWCIAFCLPLVLYPFERWEGAAFAGVNIFPALLTLALYGF; from the coding sequence ATGAACGGCATGGCGGCGCTGGGCGGGTACCTGCTGTGCCGGGCCCAGCCGCAACTGGATGCGCTTTCTCTCTTTGCCGGCGTGGTCCTTATGGCGTGTGCCGCTTCGGCCTTCAACCAGGTGCTGGAGCGCGATCTCGATGCCATCATGGATCGCACCAGGCTGCGTCCGCTCCCCGCGGGGGAACTGGGCCTGGCAGGCGGAGTGACCATTGCCCTCCTAACCCTCGTGGCGGGGGTGCTGCTGCTCAACGTCCACGGACTTTTACCGCTGTGCCTCTCCCTCTTCACCCTGCTCTGGTACCTCCTCGTCTATACCCCGCTCAAGCGCCGCACCCCGTTCGCCCTGCTGGTCGGTGCCGTCTGCGGTGCGCTGCCCCCGTTAATCGGCTGGAGTGCGGCCGGCGGCGCAGTCACCGATTTCAGGATCGTCCTGCTCTGCGGCATCCTGTACCTGTGGCAGGTGCCGCACTTCTGGATGCTGCAGAAAAGGCACGCCGACGATTACCGCCGGGCGGGGGTGCCGCTCTTCGTTCCGCGCAGCTTCCGCGGACCGGCGCCATTCCTGGTGCTGTGGCTGGTGGCCATGATCGCGGCGACATTGATGCTCCCGGTCTTCGGGCTGATCGCGGGACAGCATGCCCCCCTGTGGTGCATCGCCTTTTGCCTGCCGCTCGTCTTGTATCCCTTCGAGCGCTGGGAAGGCGCTGCCTTCGCCGGTGTGAATATCTTTCCGGCACTGCTCACCCTCGCACTGTACGGCTTTTGA
- the coxB gene encoding cytochrome c oxidase subunit II: MENQLLTTTQAVDPVFKFLFGACTVLLLGITITMIVFVVRYRRSKNPEPTSQVAGSPLLEVVWTLLPTLLVIGMFYYGWTSYLSLRTVPKGAMQVTAEARMWSWTFVYDNGKTSPKLYVPVGRPVQVNLVSKDVVHGFYVPAFRIKRDVVPGMKNHVWFVATSPGSYDLFCSQYCGTAHSSMVSTVEALPPEQFAAWLGQKPASVGAQGQELLQRYGCLGCHSLDGTPKVGPTFKGLYDSQVKVTRGGKPETVKADEKYLHESIVDPGAAIVEGFPPIMPKSEIPEAEVKAIVEFLEGDK; encoded by the coding sequence GTGGAAAATCAGCTATTGACGACGACGCAAGCAGTCGACCCGGTCTTCAAGTTCCTCTTCGGTGCCTGCACCGTGCTCCTGTTGGGGATCACCATCACCATGATCGTATTCGTGGTGCGCTACCGTCGGTCGAAGAACCCGGAACCAACCTCGCAGGTGGCGGGGAGCCCGCTTTTGGAAGTGGTCTGGACCCTGCTTCCCACCCTGCTGGTGATCGGCATGTTCTACTACGGCTGGACCAGCTACCTGTCGCTCAGGACCGTGCCGAAGGGCGCCATGCAGGTGACGGCCGAGGCACGCATGTGGTCTTGGACGTTTGTCTACGACAACGGCAAGACGAGCCCCAAGCTCTACGTCCCGGTGGGGCGGCCGGTGCAGGTGAACCTGGTCTCCAAGGACGTTGTGCATGGCTTCTACGTCCCCGCCTTCAGAATCAAGCGCGACGTGGTGCCGGGGATGAAGAACCACGTGTGGTTCGTGGCCACCAGTCCCGGCAGTTACGATCTCTTCTGTTCGCAGTACTGTGGCACCGCGCACTCCTCCATGGTCAGCACGGTGGAGGCGCTGCCGCCGGAGCAGTTCGCTGCGTGGCTGGGCCAAAAGCCCGCCAGTGTGGGCGCGCAGGGGCAGGAACTGCTGCAGCGCTACGGTTGCCTGGGCTGCCATTCCCTCGACGGGACCCCCAAGGTGGGACCGACCTTCAAGGGGCTCTACGACAGCCAGGTTAAGGTTACCCGTGGCGGCAAGCCGGAGACGGTGAAGGCGGACGAGAAGTACCTTCATGAGTCGATCGTCGATCCCGGCGCCGCCATTGTGGAGGGCTTCCCCCCGATCATGCCCAAGAGCGAGATCCCGGAGGCCGAGGTGAAGGCGATAGTGGAATTCCTGGAAGGGGACAAGTGA
- the tdh gene encoding L-threonine 3-dehydrogenase: MQKTMRALVKKYPKPGLWMDEVPVPEMGINDVLIKVHKTAVCGTDLHIWDWNAWAQKTIPVPMVIGHEFVGRVVAMGSNVADLNIGDIVSGEGHIVCGRCRNCLAGRRHLCKDTNGVGVNRTGAFAEYICIPVTNVWHADPSIPMEILSIFDPFGNATHTTLAFPVLGEDVLITGAGPIGIMATAIARHAGARYIVTTDMNPYRLDLAKKMGATVALNVKERTLADVRKELGMKEGFDVGLEMSGNGVAFKEMLANMCHGGKIAMLGIPSGDLAIDWNQVIFNMLTIKGIYGREMYETWYLMQSLIKIGLDLAPVITHRMHYTQFEEAFEVMSSGNAGKVILNWVEE, from the coding sequence ATGCAAAAGACCATGCGCGCATTGGTTAAGAAATACCCGAAGCCGGGGCTGTGGATGGACGAGGTCCCGGTACCGGAGATGGGGATCAACGACGTCCTGATCAAGGTGCACAAGACCGCGGTCTGCGGCACCGATCTGCACATCTGGGACTGGAACGCCTGGGCACAGAAAACGATCCCGGTGCCGATGGTGATCGGCCACGAATTCGTGGGGCGGGTGGTGGCGATGGGGAGTAACGTCGCCGACCTCAACATCGGGGACATCGTCTCCGGCGAGGGACACATCGTCTGCGGCCGGTGCCGCAACTGCCTGGCCGGGAGACGGCACCTGTGCAAGGACACCAACGGGGTGGGCGTGAACCGCACCGGCGCCTTCGCGGAGTACATCTGCATCCCGGTGACCAACGTCTGGCACGCGGATCCCTCCATTCCGATGGAGATCCTGAGCATCTTCGACCCCTTCGGCAACGCGACCCACACCACCCTAGCCTTTCCGGTCCTGGGTGAGGACGTGCTGATCACGGGCGCGGGGCCGATCGGCATCATGGCTACCGCCATCGCACGCCATGCCGGGGCGCGCTACATCGTCACCACGGACATGAACCCGTATCGCCTCGACCTGGCCAAGAAGATGGGGGCGACGGTGGCGCTCAACGTAAAGGAGCGGACCCTCGCGGACGTCCGCAAGGAACTTGGTATGAAGGAGGGATTCGACGTCGGCCTGGAGATGTCCGGCAATGGCGTGGCCTTCAAGGAGATGCTGGCCAACATGTGCCACGGCGGTAAGATCGCCATGCTGGGGATCCCGTCGGGAGACCTGGCCATCGACTGGAACCAGGTGATCTTCAACATGCTGACCATCAAGGGGATCTACGGCCGCGAGATGTACGAGACCTGGTACCTGATGCAGTCGCTCATCAAGATCGGGTTGGATCTCGCCCCGGTGATCACGCACCGGATGCACTACACGCAGTTCGAGGAAGCCTTCGAGGTGATGAGCAGCGGCAACGCCGGGAAGGTGATACTGAACTGGGTGGAGGAGTAG
- a CDS encoding SCO family protein, with protein MSIIGVLRRAVLVGVAVLLLFPAAVSAHSEEDASAHHEGAAQTDANVGLDERLGAKIPLDLVFTDENGRQRRLQELITGPTIILPVYYSCTNVCNYLQEGLARALPEIKLEPGKEYRVISVSFDERETPQRALKSKHMYQTVMKGKFPEGNWTFLTGDAANIHKLTDAAGFHFQRKGNDFVHPVVSFIVARDGMIVRYLYGTQFLPKDVTLALMEARQGRVGTTISKMVSYCFSFDPNSKSYEFNILRVSATAIIVCVVGFIIFLVVGGKNKNGNNKRNGNNVT; from the coding sequence ATGAGTATCATTGGTGTTCTCAGGCGTGCGGTGTTGGTGGGGGTGGCGGTCCTGCTGCTCTTCCCGGCTGCCGTGAGCGCCCATAGCGAGGAGGACGCGTCCGCCCACCATGAGGGCGCGGCGCAGACGGACGCCAACGTGGGCCTCGATGAGCGGCTGGGTGCAAAGATCCCACTCGACCTGGTGTTCACTGACGAGAACGGACGCCAGCGGCGCCTGCAGGAACTGATCACCGGCCCGACCATCATCCTTCCCGTCTATTACTCTTGTACCAACGTCTGTAACTACCTCCAGGAGGGGCTGGCCAGGGCGCTCCCCGAGATCAAGTTGGAACCGGGGAAGGAATACCGGGTGATCTCGGTCAGCTTCGACGAGCGTGAGACCCCGCAGCGGGCGCTGAAGTCCAAGCACATGTACCAGACGGTGATGAAAGGCAAGTTCCCGGAGGGAAACTGGACCTTTCTCACCGGCGACGCGGCCAACATACACAAGCTCACCGATGCAGCCGGCTTTCACTTCCAGCGCAAGGGCAACGATTTCGTGCATCCCGTGGTCAGCTTCATCGTGGCGCGGGACGGCATGATCGTGCGCTACCTGTACGGCACTCAATTCCTTCCCAAGGACGTCACGCTGGCCCTCATGGAAGCGCGCCAGGGCCGCGTCGGCACCACCATCAGCAAGATGGTTAGCTACTGCTTCAGCTTCGACCCCAACAGCAAGAGCTACGAGTTCAACATCCTGCGGGTGAGCGCGACAGCGATCATCGTCTGCGTGGTGGGCTTCATCATCTTCCTGGTCGTGGGCGGGAAAAACAAAAACGGCAACAACAAGCGCAATGGCAACAACGTCACCTAA
- a CDS encoding cytochrome c oxidase subunit 3 family protein, with amino-acid sequence MSHLEKDSFGAKLGMWLFLFTEMLLFGGVFILYSVYLTRYPKEFGLGGHQLDLVYGATNTVVLLTSSLFAAMSVTAIKTGAKKLTLGLLSGTIGCAFIFLGIKYLEWSAKIHHGIYPNSPKLIAGPPGESIFFSLYYLTTGLHGIHVIVGAVLMSWTAVMVTKERINATDNVTLENVTLYWHLVDLVWIFIFPLYYLIL; translated from the coding sequence ATGAGTCACCTGGAAAAGGACAGTTTCGGCGCCAAGCTCGGCATGTGGTTGTTCCTGTTCACCGAAATGCTGCTCTTCGGTGGCGTCTTCATCCTCTACTCGGTCTACCTGACCCGCTACCCGAAGGAGTTCGGGCTGGGCGGCCACCAACTGGACCTGGTCTACGGGGCCACCAACACGGTGGTACTACTGACCAGTTCCCTGTTTGCGGCCATGTCGGTCACCGCGATCAAGACGGGGGCGAAAAAACTCACCCTCGGCCTTCTTTCCGGGACCATTGGCTGCGCGTTCATCTTCCTTGGTATCAAGTACCTTGAGTGGAGCGCCAAGATCCACCACGGCATCTACCCCAACTCCCCCAAGTTGATCGCGGGGCCGCCGGGAGAGTCCATATTCTTCAGCCTCTACTACCTCACCACCGGCCTGCACGGCATCCACGTCATCGTGGGCGCGGTGCTGATGAGCTGGACCGCGGTGATGGTGACCAAAGAGAGGATAAACGCGACAGACAACGTGACGCTGGAAAACGTCACCCTGTACTGGCACCTGGTCGACCTGGTCTGGATCTTCATCTTCCCGCTCTACTACCTGATCCTTTAA
- a CDS encoding cytochrome C oxidase subunit IV family protein yields MTEEHAEHILSYGKLATVWVALLVLTAATILVTRVELGVWKVWAALAIASVKSGLVIAFFMHMKYEPRLFRIILFVALFTLAGFIGGTFFDVLYR; encoded by the coding sequence ATGACAGAAGAACACGCGGAACACATCCTGAGTTACGGAAAATTGGCCACCGTCTGGGTGGCGCTGCTGGTCCTCACTGCGGCAACCATCCTGGTGACCCGGGTCGAGTTGGGGGTCTGGAAGGTCTGGGCGGCGCTGGCCATCGCCAGTGTCAAGTCCGGCCTGGTCATCGCCTTCTTCATGCACATGAAGTACGAGCCGCGCCTGTTCCGGATCATCCTGTTCGTGGCGCTCTTCACCCTGGCGGGCTTCATCGGGGGAACCTTCTTCGACGTACTCTACCGTTAA
- a CDS encoding glycine C-acetyltransferase, whose translation MADKFAWITEEMTALEGQGLRTNIRTIGSACGPWMVVDGKRVLNFCTNNYLGLANHPRLKKAAQDAVDEWGVGPAAVRSIAGTLELHRKLEQRLAAFKGVEDALYVQSGFCANQAAIPPMVGKGDVIFTDRLNHASIIDGCRLSSAKILVYEHCDLADCERVITENIGQYRRALLITDGVFSMDGDVAPLDKLFELCERHGIITMVDDAHGEGVLGHGGRGIVDHFKLNGKFDLEIGTLSKAFGVMGGVIAGKKVVIDWIRQKARPFLFSSAVTAADTAACLAAVDLLEESTALVQKLWDNTRYFKEGMRHAGFDIGASVTPITPVMLGEATMAQEFSRRLFAAEPGIFAMPIGFPTVPQGKARIRVMISAAHTQDDLETGLKTFTNIGRELGVIG comes from the coding sequence ATGGCTGATAAGTTCGCCTGGATAACGGAAGAGATGACCGCCCTGGAAGGGCAGGGACTGAGGACCAACATCCGCACCATCGGCTCGGCCTGCGGGCCGTGGATGGTGGTGGATGGCAAGAGGGTACTCAACTTCTGCACCAACAACTACCTGGGGCTCGCCAACCATCCGCGCCTCAAAAAGGCGGCGCAGGATGCGGTGGATGAGTGGGGCGTTGGCCCGGCGGCGGTACGCAGCATAGCGGGGACGCTGGAATTGCACCGCAAGCTGGAGCAGCGGCTGGCGGCGTTCAAGGGGGTGGAGGATGCCCTCTACGTGCAGTCGGGCTTCTGCGCCAATCAGGCCGCCATCCCCCCTATGGTGGGCAAGGGTGACGTCATCTTCACCGACCGGTTGAACCACGCCAGCATCATCGATGGCTGCCGGCTCTCCTCCGCCAAGATCCTGGTCTACGAGCACTGCGACCTGGCCGACTGCGAGCGGGTCATCACCGAGAACATCGGGCAATACCGGCGGGCGCTCCTCATAACCGACGGGGTCTTCTCGATGGACGGCGACGTGGCTCCCCTGGACAAGCTCTTCGAGCTGTGCGAGCGCCACGGCATCATCACCATGGTGGACGACGCCCACGGAGAAGGAGTGCTCGGCCACGGCGGGCGCGGCATCGTAGACCATTTCAAGCTCAACGGAAAGTTCGACCTGGAGATCGGCACGCTGTCCAAGGCTTTCGGCGTCATGGGCGGGGTGATCGCGGGCAAAAAGGTGGTCATCGACTGGATCCGCCAGAAGGCGCGTCCCTTCCTCTTCTCCAGCGCGGTAACCGCCGCGGACACCGCCGCCTGCCTTGCAGCCGTAGACTTGTTGGAGGAGAGCACCGCGCTGGTGCAAAAATTGTGGGACAACACGCGCTACTTCAAGGAAGGAATGCGCCACGCCGGTTTCGACATCGGTGCCAGCGTCACTCCCATCACCCCGGTGATGCTGGGGGAGGCGACCATGGCGCAGGAATTCTCGCGCCGCCTCTTCGCCGCGGAGCCGGGCATCTTCGCCATGCCCATCGGCTTCCCCACCGTCCCCCAAGGGAAGGCGCGCATCCGCGTCATGATCAGTGCGGCTCACACGCAGGATGACCTGGAAACAGGTCTCAAGACCTTCACCAACATCGGCCGCGAGCTCGGCGTGATCGGCTGA